In Exiguobacterium sibiricum 7-3, a genomic segment contains:
- the ptsP gene encoding phosphoenolpyruvate--protein phosphotransferase has translation MAQHIKGIGASAGIAIAKAFVMETPVFDIPTNKIEDSAAEKERFQAAIVKSKGELEIIRENTLKELGADKAEIFSAHLLILEDPEIVSQVNAKIDDEKTNAAQALDEVSQMMVMIFESMDNEYMRERAADVRDVTKRTMAHLLGITFVTPAQINEEVIIIAEDLTPSDTAQLNRKYAKGFATNIGGRTSHSAIMSRSLEIPAVVGTKVVLTEVKHGDFLILDGTEGDVIVNPSSDQIAEYEEKRSAYIAQKEEWKKLKNEKTVTADGHHVELAANIGTPNDVKGVLENGAEAVGLYRTEFLYMDAETFPTEDEQFTAYKTVLESMGDKKVVIRTLDIGGDKELSYLDLPHEMNPFLGYRAIRLCLDQTDLFRTQLRALLRASAYGKLAVMFPMIATLEEFRAAKALLLEEKANLQAEGVTVSEDIEVGMMVEIPSTAVMAKQFAKEVDFFSVGTNDLIQYTMAADRMNEKVSYLYQPFNPAILNLLNNVITEAHKAGKWVGMCGEMAGEELALPILLGLGLDEFSMSASSVLRARSLMTRLNKAECEAIVEEVLDMDTAEDVVNFLSTTFDIKK, from the coding sequence ATGGCACAGCACATCAAAGGAATTGGCGCTTCTGCAGGGATTGCGATTGCAAAGGCATTCGTAATGGAAACACCTGTCTTTGACATTCCGACGAATAAAATCGAGGACTCGGCAGCTGAAAAGGAACGTTTCCAGGCCGCTATCGTTAAGTCGAAGGGTGAACTTGAAATCATCCGTGAAAACACATTAAAAGAACTCGGTGCAGACAAAGCGGAAATCTTCTCAGCTCACCTCTTGATCTTGGAAGACCCGGAAATCGTGAGTCAGGTCAACGCGAAAATCGACGATGAGAAAACCAATGCCGCTCAAGCACTTGATGAAGTGTCACAGATGATGGTCATGATTTTTGAGTCAATGGACAACGAATACATGCGTGAGCGTGCAGCCGATGTCCGTGACGTCACGAAACGGACGATGGCCCACTTGCTCGGTATCACGTTCGTTACACCAGCTCAGATCAATGAAGAAGTCATCATCATTGCAGAAGACTTAACACCTTCAGATACAGCACAACTTAACCGGAAGTATGCAAAAGGATTTGCTACGAACATCGGTGGACGGACTTCGCACTCGGCGATCATGTCCCGTTCTCTTGAAATTCCGGCTGTCGTCGGAACAAAAGTCGTCTTGACGGAAGTCAAACACGGTGATTTCTTGATTCTTGACGGTACGGAAGGTGACGTCATCGTCAACCCTTCAAGCGACCAAATCGCAGAATATGAAGAAAAACGTTCAGCGTATATCGCTCAAAAAGAAGAATGGAAAAAACTTAAAAACGAAAAAACAGTCACAGCGGACGGTCATCACGTCGAGCTCGCAGCGAACATCGGAACACCAAACGATGTAAAAGGTGTTCTCGAAAACGGTGCGGAAGCAGTCGGATTATACCGGACAGAGTTCCTCTACATGGACGCTGAAACGTTCCCGACAGAAGACGAGCAGTTCACGGCATACAAAACGGTTCTCGAATCGATGGGCGATAAAAAAGTTGTCATCCGGACACTTGATATCGGCGGCGACAAAGAATTGTCTTACCTCGATCTCCCGCATGAGATGAACCCGTTCCTCGGGTACCGTGCGATCCGTCTTTGCCTGGACCAAACAGATCTCTTCCGGACACAGCTCCGCGCCCTTCTCCGGGCAAGTGCGTACGGAAAACTCGCTGTCATGTTCCCGATGATTGCGACACTTGAAGAATTCCGTGCAGCAAAAGCACTTCTCCTCGAAGAAAAAGCGAATCTTCAAGCAGAAGGCGTGACGGTTTCTGAAGACATCGAAGTTGGTATGATGGTCGAGATTCCATCAACAGCTGTCATGGCGAAACAATTCGCGAAAGAAGTCGACTTCTTCTCAGTCGGAACAAACGACTTGATTCAATACACGATGGCAGCTGACCGGATGAATGAGAAAGTTTCATATCTCTACCAACCGTTCAACCCGGCAATCTTGAACCTCTTAAACAACGTCATCACAGAAGCACATAAAGCAGGCAAATGGGTCGGCATGTGTGGTGAGATGGCTGGAGAAGAACTCGCGCTTCCAATCCTTCTCGGACTCGGACTCGACGAATTCTCGATGTCCGCTTCTTCTGTCCTTCGCGCACGCAGCTTAATGACGCGCTTGAACAAAGCAGAGTGTGAAGCAATCGTCGAAGAAGTACTCGATATGGATACAGCGGAAGACGTCGTCAACTTCCTCAGCACGACATTCGATATCAAAAAATAA
- a CDS encoding leucyl aminopeptidase has protein sequence MRWNQVDPQAHVEVLVVGISGNQPVEERIRSLYPDRLDEWVRRGDISTKQGELRLLPTLTGTVERVLFVGLGKAEGLTTDSLRRLFGKAAQFLKARQLSKVTIDATTFPGQPVELIAETFGLATYEVKHYKTNTHATYDLDLTIWSEAGDQDVVRGEALAQATNLARRLVTMPGNLLTAPALADEARFIAERHGHDLKILEKTDMEALGMGALLAVNQGSTIPPKLIVLEYKGAGDDVPIAVVGKGVTFDTGGYSIKPKDGIVGMKGDMGGAAAVLGLFEALGQLKPNVNVLGVIPATDNMISGDAFKPDDVITSMAGKTIEILNTDAEGRLVLADAVTYAKEYKPKMIIDLATLTGGVLVALGTEITGALTNDAALYERFEAVTQETNEMVWQMPYVDQFIKQVRRSDVADLNNSPGRMGHMIFGGAFVGEFVGETPWLHLDIAGTSEQKAATELGPKGATGVMVRSLYHFVEREK, from the coding sequence ATGCGATGGAATCAAGTAGATCCACAAGCTCATGTCGAAGTACTCGTTGTCGGTATTTCAGGAAACCAACCGGTCGAAGAACGGATCCGGTCACTTTATCCGGATCGTTTGGATGAATGGGTACGCCGAGGGGATATCTCAACGAAACAAGGAGAACTCCGCTTGTTGCCAACGCTGACGGGAACTGTGGAACGTGTGTTGTTCGTCGGTCTCGGGAAAGCCGAAGGACTTACGACGGACAGCCTTCGCCGACTATTCGGAAAAGCGGCTCAGTTCTTGAAAGCACGCCAGTTATCCAAAGTGACGATTGATGCAACGACTTTCCCAGGTCAACCGGTCGAACTGATTGCTGAGACGTTTGGCTTAGCTACATATGAAGTCAAACATTATAAAACAAATACCCACGCAACGTATGACCTGGATTTAACGATCTGGTCAGAGGCAGGAGATCAGGATGTTGTACGTGGGGAAGCACTTGCGCAAGCGACTAATCTCGCACGACGTCTCGTCACGATGCCGGGGAACTTGTTGACGGCACCTGCTTTGGCGGATGAAGCCCGCTTTATTGCCGAACGTCACGGACATGATTTAAAAATTCTTGAAAAAACAGATATGGAAGCGCTTGGAATGGGTGCATTGCTCGCCGTCAATCAAGGGTCGACGATTCCACCGAAGCTGATTGTCCTTGAATACAAAGGAGCAGGCGATGATGTCCCGATTGCAGTCGTCGGAAAAGGGGTCACCTTCGATACAGGCGGTTACTCGATCAAACCAAAAGACGGGATCGTTGGGATGAAAGGCGATATGGGAGGAGCAGCAGCGGTTCTCGGATTGTTTGAAGCGCTCGGTCAACTTAAACCGAATGTAAACGTCTTGGGAGTCATTCCGGCGACGGATAACATGATTTCCGGTGACGCGTTCAAACCGGATGATGTCATCACGTCGATGGCAGGAAAAACGATCGAGATCCTGAACACGGATGCGGAAGGACGACTTGTCCTGGCAGACGCTGTCACCTATGCCAAAGAATATAAACCGAAGATGATCATCGATCTTGCGACGCTGACAGGCGGCGTGTTGGTGGCACTCGGAACAGAAATCACCGGGGCATTGACGAACGATGCCGCATTGTACGAACGGTTCGAAGCCGTGACGCAAGAAACAAACGAGATGGTCTGGCAGATGCCGTACGTCGATCAGTTCATCAAGCAGGTCCGACGCTCCGATGTCGCAGATTTAAACAACTCACCGGGACGAATGGGACATATGATTTTCGGTGGTGCCTTCGTCGGTGAATTTGTCGGTGAGACGCCATGGCTCCACCTCGATATCGCCGGAACGTCCGAACAAAAAGCCGCGACGGAGCTTGGTCCAAAAGGGGCGACCGGTGTCATGGTCCGCAGTCTGTATCATTTCGTCGAACGCGAAAAATGA
- a CDS encoding DUF429 domain-containing protein: protein MDVTGIDAAKAGWVAVSIRDGQFSWTVASSLDEIECGTRTYIDMPIGLEEDKRRVVDQLLREELKPGRTSSVFNAPLREALEQAGYPEANDYSKQQAGFGLSKQAWYLLPKIQQVRTCYRPGMMESHPEVCFARLTGHPARHSKRTVEGVAERIVLLQRYNCPAYWELTVRGVATDDWIDACLLAVAATLPAVYMPADRPVDAAGFPLYAALPKKITFTEMV, encoded by the coding sequence ATGGACGTCACCGGAATTGATGCGGCGAAAGCCGGATGGGTGGCTGTATCGATTCGAGACGGTCAGTTTTCCTGGACGGTCGCTTCTTCACTCGACGAAATCGAATGTGGAACCCGGACCTATATCGATATGCCGATTGGACTGGAAGAAGACAAACGCCGGGTGGTCGATCAGTTGTTACGGGAAGAATTGAAGCCCGGCCGAACGAGCAGTGTCTTTAATGCCCCGTTGCGTGAAGCACTGGAGCAAGCCGGTTATCCGGAAGCAAACGATTATTCGAAGCAACAGGCAGGATTTGGTCTATCGAAACAGGCATGGTATTTGTTACCGAAAATCCAGCAGGTGCGGACCTGTTATCGACCGGGCATGATGGAATCTCATCCGGAAGTCTGTTTTGCCCGCCTGACCGGTCATCCGGCACGTCACAGTAAACGGACGGTCGAGGGAGTGGCGGAACGGATCGTATTGTTGCAACGGTACAACTGTCCGGCTTACTGGGAGCTGACTGTCCGCGGTGTCGCGACAGACGACTGGATTGATGCCTGTCTGCTTGCAGTTGCCGCGACGTTACCAGCAGTCTATATGCCGGCTGATCGACCAGTCGATGCGGCCGGATTTCCGTTATATGCAGCACTACCTAAAAAAATCACCTTCACCGAAATGGTGTAG
- the ytvI gene encoding sporulation integral membrane protein YtvI, with translation MSTERLWQLARFIGVILAIFFTGWLIVRLSSFMYPFVFAFLLALFSRPLVDFFQKRLRINRGWGALLSIILMSGLLIGSLVLIIMQLIRGLVFVANQLPAQIQELSLYFQKLYNEKLAPIWNDASEALRSLEPSQQNTVQNSIQSLGSSLASAIGEGSKSVAGMLQTILATLPSIALILVIVLLAWFFISKDWHKYEIRLKQYEMLPWFARAESVVTSLRSALFGYIKAQLTLITITFFIVLIGLLIIGVEHPFAIAFIAAFFDILPYLGTGSVFLPWIAYSIITGNTGLAIGLAILYGVVILQRNIMEPKIVGDNIGIQPITALIALFVGIQVFGVFGLILGPLIAVIIKALHNARIFHYLWDFIKGSPTPFR, from the coding sequence ATGTCGACTGAACGTTTGTGGCAGTTAGCTCGTTTCATTGGCGTCATCCTTGCCATCTTTTTCACCGGTTGGCTGATCGTTCGCTTGTCTTCTTTCATGTACCCGTTCGTCTTTGCTTTTTTACTGGCTTTATTCAGTCGACCACTCGTCGACTTTTTTCAAAAACGACTTCGGATCAACCGCGGTTGGGGTGCTCTGCTATCCATCATTTTAATGAGCGGTTTGTTAATCGGCTCACTCGTTTTAATCATCATGCAGTTGATTCGTGGACTTGTTTTTGTCGCTAACCAACTACCGGCACAAATCCAGGAGCTGAGTCTTTATTTTCAAAAGCTCTACAACGAAAAACTGGCACCGATTTGGAATGATGCGTCGGAAGCCCTTCGCTCGCTTGAACCGTCACAGCAAAACACCGTCCAAAACAGTATCCAGTCCCTCGGCAGTTCGCTTGCCAGTGCGATTGGTGAGGGTTCGAAAAGTGTCGCCGGGATGTTGCAGACGATTTTAGCGACATTACCCTCCATCGCATTGATTTTAGTCATCGTCTTGCTCGCCTGGTTCTTCATCTCAAAAGACTGGCACAAGTATGAAATCCGGTTGAAGCAATACGAAATGTTGCCGTGGTTCGCCCGTGCCGAATCGGTCGTCACAAGTCTCCGGTCCGCTTTATTCGGTTACATCAAAGCGCAACTGACGTTGATTACAATTACCTTTTTCATCGTCCTGATCGGACTGTTGATCATCGGGGTCGAGCATCCGTTTGCCATCGCGTTCATCGCGGCATTTTTTGATATCTTGCCCTACCTTGGAACCGGCTCCGTCTTTTTGCCTTGGATCGCCTATTCCATCATTACGGGAAATACAGGACTCGCTATCGGTCTCGCCATCCTGTACGGGGTTGTCATCTTACAACGTAATATCATGGAACCTAAAATCGTCGGCGATAATATCGGTATTCAACCCATCACTGCCTTGATCGCCTTATTTGTCGGGATTCAGGTGTTCGGCGTCTTTGGATTGATTTTAGGTCCATTGATTGCGGTCATCATCAAAGCGTTACACAACGCCCGCATTTTTCATTATCTTTGGGACTTTATCAAAGGATCACCTACACCATTTCGGTGA